The Cetobacterium ceti genome contains a region encoding:
- a CDS encoding DUF11 domain-containing protein — MFKYLYKWLMVLFLLFSGMVYGAPAPGNAIIGTQATLSYTDTNAQVVTVQSNTVEVTVNEVRGVSVTPNIADYSARPGEYIAFPVTVNNTGNMADVYKIYTANDSNLPEISFTIDTNGNGVIDAGETTVLQPFDNLPSIDGGGSISLVVRGRISPNATIGTTQTFIVHAKSINDGAVVAWNNNRFAIAEVADVMVTKSFGATGVADALLYVLQISNPSSVAATDLVITDVIPNDLEFDTTNGIWTPINTTATKNVTYADDGPEAVSNDVELKVVNGILTFKVFNVPGNFDGTTGGKLVFRMKPKAGVAPGTKITNVASYVYNNGSTTTTPKNTNFLVYQVPSVAEGVEIINEETLSAAAGDYITIPQTVINRGQADDQYNLSVEQNANIIDVKFYVDENGDGIKNSNEDTPIGVTPVINEGESINILMVAQVAGGTPLGTQNFRIYARSTNFNQSDFSDITLNVFQAGELVTISPEKVISGESGGQIMAHQIIKNLSNENTSYYLYVDDKELLDVKFFLDENSDGIRQPTENTQLTTPLDVNAGAERHVFLVANLPTGLAPGSTYNFRIYARSIYNQNILDWSGVTVNVTTAGAFMEVTKSIGETGVPGAFIYQFNIKNVGSMKATNFTLTDNLPEGIIPDLTYGVWKSAADSNFVNVTVADDGVEANASFVTFKIVDGVLTLTRTEHLANQESTLAVRFRPTSAIMAGSTITNQASFSYNNGLGSTLNGTTNTVNYTFPSQAIGAIKKEAIQDPNNPGQFIYKFKFLNTGDLAATGFTMTDALPDTVEIVGTSAGWQPIGWTEEKSITLANDGPELVSNEVNLYTTNDGIRDTVHFSFVSGLQPNTTEATDGGILKITVRPKAGVEPGTVITNVAAFEYNNGFDGVVTGEVSSQATYTVGGPNMNIVKKIGDTAVPGAFVYVFEFRNTGNASATDLVLTDTLPTGIVLDKEPSTAWRIPINGASKIITPEDDGFEANAPNTKYKVVNGVVTLEHVDFAAGDTAQLDIRVRPVAGLTSGTVVSNQASYTFTGVGGTVNRTTDSVDYTVPSRALAGIKKEAIEHPSDPGKFIYKFKFTNTGDTLAGALTMTDALPDTVEIVGTTAQWMPRGWTTEKTITLANDGPEVVSNEVNLYTTNDGIRDTIHFSFVNGLQGETTEATDGAILKIEVKPKTGTAPGTLITNVAEFSYNNGFDGTVSNQLSTQANYTVPQGPNMNVVKSIGNTSVPGAFVYVFNMTNTGTATATDFTLTDTLPTGIVLDNEPSTAWKFQAGGATQIITPVDDGIEANAPHVTYKVVNGVITFTHNDFLTTMNSQLDIRVRPVAGLASGTVVSNQATYTFTDGGGTLRTKTTDTVNYTIPSQALIGINKTAEVDPNNGSQFIYKFKVFNTGDANGTSVVITDTLPTEVEVVGTTAQWSPVGQSVEKTITLADDGQEVVSDEVNLKVVNGVMTFSITSVAANHPENGTGGLLKLYVKPKSTVASGTVITNTAQFSYNNGDDGVVSNRTSSTATYTVPSLGLGVDIMENKSYNVAKGEVLHVPQTIKNIGQGADTYTIKLNDPDNAIINEKFFIDDNGDGILQYNETTELPGGHIATSPSVGAGGEIKVIMVGLVSNLSGFQTGNHTFNIIAESQTNTTIKDQTTISLFVANAGELVSIQPDVTMTVGRGTSIIIPQTIINKTNTQQTYSLDLSQTPVFLNYKYVIDDNGDGIREGNEVTEFTTTPVIPGNGQLKFFLIGTLRGDLGNSETFRIFARSTTNTNALDWTTVNLTVTDPPTGSSNIVIDKTIGTSAVAGTFVYEFKIRNTSSTASGLVELVDEFPVGIEPDSQFGRWFPAVGGGSKDVNSDDNGLEPNSNDIAFIYKDGKMTLRIVTMPGNSEATLHFRVRPVSGVTPGTVFNNTAFYRYEPTPGVFPTVEAFTNTATYTVPSQAIAAVRKEAIAHPNNPGQFIYMFKFTNTGDINAAGFTMTDALPDTVEIVGTTAQWMPRGWTTEKTITLANDGPEVVSNEVNLYSTNDGIRDTVHFSFVNGIQPNTTEATDGAILKVVVQPKAGVAAGTGISNIAEFTYNNGSGTVTRTSNTAYYVVNDAAVNITKSIGATAVPGAFVYVFDMVNVGTLASKFVTISDQLPDGIIPDISTGVWVAPSGNNISVTIANDGQEAGASDVKFSVINGKLEFELNSLGAGKSARLALRVKPDIGVAPGTKVTNQADYSFQTNAGVAYYRTTNIVEYTIPGAPAGAGVVVEKSVQPNAFPGTYKYRFFIKNPTGVAGSNLTVTDTLPTGIDFFEADGKWVPQGSTDVKNITSADDGPEVISNEVTYKSDTTAKTLEFTLQVIEANRGDSAVGGYFEVTIKPQASLAPGTVVNNTASYTFNDQPNGGGTVKTAETNTASLTIPNVNRANINVVKSIGATSTPGAFVYVFEIENTGGAGANFELIDDIDTDVIPDIATGVWFTYGSSTGVSLSNAADGPNNDGVDYSLVNNRLILKLATVPANSGKAMLHVRMKPAQGVPTGTVVTNSANYGYNDGVENVPVKTTNTIAYEIKERSNISVSKELGGTAVPGAFVYVFKITNSTGAQGQSLTITDNLPANAVPDISSGVWVPFGSSSGVSITNADDGPEANASGVTFKVVNNVLTFTLNTVPGNVTAQSVGGYLALRMRPASGTAPGTVITNVASYTYDNGNFITLPVNTNSLDYTVPQAGVDVRVDPDVTRDAALGEQLVIAQTITNQGTNADTYNLTVQNAEEIDNVKFYVDANGDGIRQVTETTEVTTTPSIAAGGTYKFFMVGRVNAGTTVGAHNFRIYATSTTSSSIFDWSEITLNVYQAGATVQLSPEVTLSPAPGETVTFAQTITNNQANGDTFRLSAEENMVLENVKFYFDANGDGIRQAGETTEITTTPDVSGGGGTYKFFVVGTVKNSATGTETLRIYARSTTNNTAVDWSGVTLNISTNVAIINITKSIGQTAVPGAFIYQFDFANVGPVNGTNIILTDTLPTGVIPDTTYGLFQEVGTHNVSHADDGVESHPWVQHKLINGQLEFKLAQLNAGSTVKLIIRVRPTSGVAAGSILSNTANYSYNNGQAVINKTTNTVNYTVPSQAIVGVKKYIGETAVPGAFVYVFEITNTGDVAGTNLVLTDNLPSTVVLDDVNGVWKNFGSTSSIAITVADDGAEANAPGVNFKVVNNQLTATIASVPAGVIAANNGGEIQIRVKPAVGVLAGEKISNEGTFSYNNGTGVVTNQKTGAAVYTVPAGTANLTLQKLQALDANGDNVIEGTYGTGALAANPGTKIFYKLVVTNTGTGAASNVIIEDSVAQYTTLTYGDGTVSDKGKPSWRIGNGNFTEVGTKPADGGTGLIKATIPSLGAGQTVELFYNVKVDQ, encoded by the coding sequence GCTTTCCCAGTAACAGTTAATAACACAGGTAATATGGCAGATGTATATAAAATATATACTGCTAATGACTCAAACTTACCTGAAATATCATTTACTATTGATACCAATGGAAATGGAGTTATTGATGCTGGGGAAACTACTGTGTTACAACCTTTTGATAATCTACCTAGTATAGATGGTGGTGGAAGCATAAGCTTAGTTGTAAGAGGAAGAATATCTCCTAATGCAACTATAGGAACAACACAAACCTTTATAGTTCATGCTAAATCTATTAATGATGGAGCAGTTGTTGCTTGGAACAATAATAGATTTGCCATAGCTGAAGTTGCTGATGTAATGGTAACTAAGAGCTTTGGAGCTACTGGAGTTGCAGATGCACTACTTTATGTTTTACAAATTTCTAACCCTTCAAGTGTGGCAGCAACAGATTTAGTAATAACAGATGTTATTCCTAATGATTTAGAGTTTGATACTACAAATGGTATTTGGACTCCAATAAATACAACAGCAACTAAAAACGTAACCTATGCAGATGATGGACCAGAAGCGGTTTCTAACGATGTTGAATTAAAAGTTGTAAATGGAATATTAACTTTTAAAGTATTTAATGTACCAGGAAACTTTGATGGAACAACAGGTGGTAAATTAGTATTTAGAATGAAGCCTAAGGCTGGAGTTGCTCCAGGAACTAAGATTACCAACGTTGCATCATATGTATATAATAATGGAAGCACAACAACAACACCTAAGAATACTAACTTCCTAGTATATCAAGTTCCATCTGTGGCAGAGGGAGTAGAAATTATAAATGAAGAAACTCTTTCAGCAGCAGCAGGGGATTATATTACAATACCTCAGACAGTTATAAATAGAGGTCAAGCTGATGACCAATATAACCTTTCTGTGGAGCAAAATGCCAATATAATTGATGTTAAATTCTATGTGGATGAAAATGGAGATGGAATTAAAAACTCCAATGAAGATACACCAATTGGAGTAACTCCTGTTATCAATGAGGGAGAATCTATTAATATTTTAATGGTTGCACAGGTTGCAGGGGGAACACCTCTTGGAACTCAGAATTTTAGAATATATGCAAGAAGTACAAACTTTAATCAATCTGATTTTAGTGACATTACTTTAAATGTTTTCCAAGCTGGGGAACTTGTAACAATTTCACCAGAAAAAGTTATTAGTGGTGAATCTGGTGGACAAATTATGGCTCACCAAATTATAAAGAACCTAAGTAATGAAAATACATCTTATTATTTATATGTAGATGATAAAGAATTGTTAGATGTTAAATTCTTCCTAGATGAAAATAGTGATGGAATTAGACAACCTACAGAAAATACTCAGCTAACAACACCTTTAGATGTTAATGCTGGGGCAGAAAGACATGTATTCTTAGTTGCAAATCTTCCTACAGGACTTGCTCCAGGAAGCACATATAACTTTAGAATATATGCAAGAAGTATTTATAACCAAAATATATTAGACTGGTCAGGGGTAACTGTAAATGTTACAACAGCTGGAGCCTTTATGGAGGTTACAAAATCCATAGGAGAAACAGGAGTACCAGGGGCATTTATATATCAATTTAATATTAAAAATGTAGGTAGCATGAAGGCTACAAACTTCACTTTAACAGATAATTTACCAGAAGGAATTATTCCAGATTTAACATATGGAGTATGGAAATCTGCTGCAGATAGTAATTTTGTAAATGTAACTGTTGCAGATGATGGAGTTGAAGCAAATGCTTCATTTGTAACATTTAAAATAGTTGATGGAGTATTAACTCTTACAAGAACAGAGCATTTAGCAAATCAAGAATCGACACTAGCTGTAAGATTTAGACCCACTTCAGCAATTATGGCTGGAAGTACAATTACTAACCAGGCAAGTTTCTCTTACAATAATGGATTGGGAAGTACTTTAAATGGAACTACTAACACAGTTAATTATACATTCCCATCTCAGGCAATAGGGGCAATTAAAAAGGAAGCTATTCAAGATCCTAATAATCCAGGGCAATTTATATATAAGTTTAAATTCCTAAATACAGGAGATTTGGCAGCTACTGGATTTACAATGACAGACGCATTACCAGACACTGTGGAAATTGTAGGAACATCAGCTGGATGGCAGCCAATAGGTTGGACAGAGGAAAAATCAATAACTTTAGCCAATGATGGACCGGAGCTTGTATCCAATGAAGTAAATCTATATACAACCAATGATGGAATAAGAGATACAGTTCATTTTAGTTTTGTAAGTGGACTTCAACCTAATACAACAGAGGCTACAGATGGTGGAATTTTAAAAATTACAGTTAGACCTAAGGCTGGAGTAGAGCCTGGAACTGTAATTACAAACGTGGCAGCCTTTGAATATAACAATGGTTTTGATGGTGTGGTAACTGGAGAGGTTTCATCTCAGGCAACTTATACAGTTGGCGGACCAAATATGAATATTGTGAAAAAAATAGGAGATACAGCAGTACCAGGGGCTTTTGTATATGTATTTGAATTTAGAAATACAGGAAATGCATCGGCTACTGATTTAGTATTAACAGATACATTACCAACAGGAATAGTACTTGATAAGGAACCATCAACAGCTTGGAGAATACCAATAAATGGAGCATCAAAAATAATTACTCCAGAAGATGATGGATTTGAAGCAAATGCACCAAATACAAAATATAAGGTAGTAAATGGAGTAGTAACTTTAGAACATGTTGATTTTGCAGCGGGAGATACAGCTCAGTTAGATATTAGAGTAAGACCTGTGGCAGGGCTAACTTCGGGAACAGTGGTATCTAACCAAGCATCATATACATTTACAGGTGTAGGTGGAACTGTTAATAGAACCACAGACAGTGTAGATTATACAGTTCCTTCAAGAGCTTTGGCAGGAATTAAAAAGGAAGCTATAGAGCATCCAAGTGATCCAGGTAAGTTTATTTATAAGTTTAAATTTACAAATACAGGGGATACACTAGCAGGAGCTCTTACAATGACAGACGCATTACCAGATACTGTGGAAATAGTAGGAACAACAGCTCAGTGGATGCCTAGAGGATGGACTACTGAAAAGACAATAACTTTAGCCAATGATGGACCAGAGGTTGTATCCAATGAAGTAAATCTATATACAACTAATGATGGAATAAGAGACACAATTCATTTTAGTTTTGTAAATGGACTTCAAGGAGAGACTACAGAAGCTACAGATGGAGCAATTTTAAAAATTGAAGTTAAACCTAAGACTGGAACAGCTCCAGGAACTTTAATAACAAACGTAGCAGAATTTTCATATAACAATGGATTTGATGGAACTGTAAGTAACCAATTATCTACACAGGCAAACTATACAGTACCTCAAGGACCAAATATGAATGTTGTAAAAAGCATTGGAAATACATCAGTACCAGGGGCATTTGTATATGTATTTAATATGACAAATACAGGAACTGCCACTGCAACAGACTTCACTTTAACAGATACATTACCAACTGGAATAGTACTTGATAATGAGCCATCTACAGCATGGAAATTCCAAGCTGGAGGAGCAACTCAAATAATTACTCCAGTAGATGATGGAATAGAGGCTAATGCACCTCATGTAACTTATAAAGTAGTAAATGGAGTAATTACATTTACTCACAATGACTTCTTAACAACTATGAACTCACAATTAGATATTAGAGTAAGACCTGTGGCAGGACTAGCTTCAGGAACAGTGGTATCTAACCAAGCTACTTATACATTTACAGATGGTGGAGGAACCCTAAGAACTAAAACAACTGATACAGTTAATTATACAATTCCTTCTCAAGCTTTAATAGGAATAAATAAAACAGCTGAAGTGGATCCAAATAATGGATCACAGTTTATCTATAAGTTTAAAGTATTTAATACTGGAGATGCCAATGGAACATCTGTAGTTATTACAGATACCCTTCCTACAGAGGTAGAGGTAGTAGGAACAACAGCTCAGTGGAGTCCAGTTGGGCAATCTGTGGAAAAAACAATAACCTTAGCTGACGATGGACAGGAAGTCGTTTCAGATGAAGTTAACTTAAAAGTGGTAAATGGAGTAATGACATTTAGCATAACTTCAGTAGCTGCTAATCATCCTGAAAATGGAACTGGTGGATTATTAAAACTTTATGTTAAACCAAAATCCACAGTGGCTTCAGGAACGGTAATTACCAATACTGCACAGTTCTCATATAATAATGGGGATGATGGAGTAGTAAGTAATAGAACATCTTCAACAGCAACTTATACAGTACCTAGTTTAGGATTAGGTGTGGATATTATGGAAAATAAATCTTATAACGTTGCTAAGGGAGAGGTTTTACATGTACCTCAAACTATTAAAAATATAGGGCAAGGGGCAGATACTTATACAATTAAGTTAAATGATCCAGATAATGCTATTATAAATGAGAAATTCTTTATAGATGATAATGGAGATGGAATATTACAATATAATGAAACTACTGAACTTCCAGGAGGGCATATAGCAACAAGTCCTAGTGTAGGAGCAGGTGGAGAAATTAAGGTAATAATGGTAGGTTTAGTAAGTAACCTATCTGGATTCCAAACTGGAAATCATACATTTAATATAATTGCAGAATCTCAAACAAATACAACAATTAAAGATCAAACAACTATTTCTTTATTTGTAGCCAATGCTGGAGAGTTAGTTTCAATTCAGCCAGACGTTACTATGACAGTGGGAAGAGGAACTTCTATAATTATTCCTCAGACTATTATTAATAAAACAAATACGCAACAAACTTACTCTCTTGATTTAAGTCAAACTCCAGTATTCTTAAATTACAAATATGTAATAGATGATAATGGAGATGGAATAAGAGAGGGTAATGAGGTAACTGAGTTTACTACAACACCAGTTATCCCAGGAAATGGACAACTTAAATTCTTCTTAATAGGAACTTTAAGAGGGGATTTAGGAAATTCAGAAACATTTAGAATATTTGCAAGATCGACAACTAATACAAATGCCCTTGACTGGACAACAGTTAACTTAACAGTAACTGATCCACCTACAGGGTCATCTAATATAGTTATTGATAAAACTATAGGAACATCTGCTGTTGCAGGAACATTTGTATATGAGTTTAAAATTAGAAACACAAGTTCAACTGCTTCAGGATTAGTGGAATTAGTTGATGAATTCCCAGTTGGTATTGAACCAGATTCACAATTTGGTAGATGGTTCCCAGCAGTTGGAGGAGGAAGTAAAGATGTAAATAGTGACGATAATGGTTTAGAGCCAAATTCCAATGATATTGCCTTTATTTATAAGGATGGAAAAATGACTCTACGTATTGTAACTATGCCTGGAAACTCAGAGGCGACCTTACACTTTAGAGTAAGACCAGTTTCAGGGGTAACACCAGGAACAGTATTTAATAATACAGCCTTCTATAGATATGAACCAACACCGGGAGTATTCCCAACTGTAGAAGCCTTTACTAATACAGCTACTTATACAGTGCCATCTCAGGCAATAGCTGCTGTTAGAAAGGAAGCAATAGCTCATCCAAATAATCCTGGACAGTTTATTTATATGTTTAAATTTACTAATACAGGAGATATAAATGCTGCTGGATTTACTATGACAGACGCATTACCAGATACTGTGGAAATAGTAGGAACAACAGCTCAGTGGATGCCTAGAGGATGGACTACTGAAAAAACAATAACTTTAGCCAATGATGGACCAGAGGTTGTATCCAATGAAGTAAATCTATACAGCACTAATGATGGAATAAGAGATACAGTTCACTTTAGTTTTGTAAATGGAATTCAACCTAATACAACTGAGGCTACAGATGGAGCAATACTAAAAGTTGTTGTTCAGCCAAAAGCTGGAGTAGCAGCAGGAACAGGAATATCTAACATTGCTGAATTTACATATAACAATGGAAGTGGAACAGTGACAAGAACATCAAATACAGCTTACTATGTTGTAAATGATGCTGCAGTAAATATCACTAAGAGCATAGGAGCAACAGCGGTACCAGGAGCTTTCGTATATGTATTTGATATGGTAAACGTAGGTACTTTAGCTTCAAAATTTGTAACAATAAGCGACCAACTTCCAGATGGAATTATTCCAGATATTTCAACTGGAGTATGGGTAGCACCAAGTGGAAACAATATAAGTGTAACAATAGCCAATGATGGACAGGAAGCTGGAGCTTCAGATGTAAAATTCAGTGTTATAAATGGTAAGTTAGAATTTGAACTTAACTCTTTAGGAGCAGGAAAATCAGCGAGATTAGCTCTAAGAGTAAAACCAGATATAGGAGTTGCTCCAGGAACTAAGGTAACAAACCAAGCTGACTATAGTTTCCAAACAAATGCAGGAGTAGCATACTATAGAACTACAAATATTGTGGAATACACAATTCCAGGGGCACCAGCAGGAGCTGGAGTAGTTGTGGAAAAATCAGTTCAACCAAATGCTTTCCCAGGAACATATAAGTATAGATTCTTTATTAAGAACCCTACAGGAGTAGCAGGTAGTAATTTAACAGTTACAGATACTCTACCTACAGGAATTGATTTCTTTGAGGCTGATGGTAAATGGGTTCCTCAAGGATCCACAGATGTTAAAAATATAACTAGTGCCGATGATGGACCGGAAGTTATATCAAATGAGGTGACATATAAGTCAGATACGACTGCTAAAACTTTAGAATTTACTTTACAAGTTATAGAGGCAAATAGAGGAGACAGTGCTGTTGGAGGATATTTTGAAGTTACTATTAAACCTCAAGCTTCACTAGCTCCAGGAACAGTTGTAAATAACACAGCTTCATATACATTTAACGATCAACCAAATGGTGGTGGAACAGTTAAAACAGCTGAAACAAATACAGCTTCATTAACTATACCAAATGTAAATAGAGCTAATATAAATGTTGTTAAGAGCATAGGAGCAACTTCTACTCCAGGAGCCTTTGTATATGTATTTGAAATTGAAAATACAGGTGGAGCAGGAGCAAACTTTGAATTAATCGATGATATTGATACAGATGTAATACCAGATATTGCAACAGGAGTTTGGTTTACATATGGAAGTAGTACAGGGGTTTCTTTAAGTAATGCTGCAGATGGACCTAATAATGATGGGGTAGACTATAGCTTAGTAAATAATAGATTAATATTAAAACTAGCTACAGTTCCAGCAAATTCAGGTAAGGCAATGTTACACGTTAGAATGAAACCAGCTCAAGGAGTTCCAACAGGAACAGTGGTAACAAACTCAGCTAACTATGGATATAATGATGGAGTTGAGAATGTGCCAGTTAAGACAACTAATACAATTGCCTATGAAATTAAGGAAAGATCAAATATATCTGTAAGTAAAGAACTTGGAGGTACAGCAGTACCAGGAGCCTTTGTATATGTATTTAAAATTACAAATAGTACAGGTGCTCAGGGACAAAGTTTAACAATTACAGATAATTTACCAGCAAATGCAGTACCAGATATTTCAAGTGGAGTATGGGTACCATTTGGAAGTTCAAGTGGAGTAAGTATAACAAATGCAGATGACGGACCAGAAGCAAATGCAAGTGGAGTAACATTTAAGGTTGTAAATAATGTTTTAACATTTACTCTTAATACAGTTCCAGGAAATGTAACAGCTCAATCTGTGGGTGGATATTTAGCTCTAAGAATGAGACCTGCTTCAGGAACAGCTCCAGGAACAGTAATAACAAACGTGGCAAGTTATACATATGACAATGGTAACTTTATAACTTTACCAGTTAATACAAACTCTCTAGATTATACAGTGCCTCAAGCTGGAGTGGACGTAAGAGTTGATCCAGATGTAACAAGAGATGCTGCTTTAGGAGAGCAGTTAGTAATAGCTCAAACTATAACTAACCAAGGTACAAATGCTGATACATATAATTTAACAGTTCAAAATGCAGAAGAAATTGATAATGTTAAGTTCTATGTGGATGCCAATGGAGATGGAATAAGACAGGTAACAGAAACAACAGAAGTAACAACAACTCCAAGTATAGCAGCTGGTGGAACATATAAATTCTTCATGGTTGGAAGGGTAAATGCAGGAACAACTGTAGGAGCTCACAACTTTAGAATATATGCAACATCAACTACAAGCTCATCTATATTTGACTGGAGTGAGATTACTCTTAATGTATATCAAGCTGGAGCAACAGTTCAATTATCACCAGAGGTAACATTAAGTCCAGCCCCAGGGGAAACAGTGACTTTTGCACAGACTATAACAAATAACCAAGCCAATGGAGATACATTTAGATTAAGTGCAGAGGAAAATATGGTTCTTGAAAATGTTAAGTTCTACTTTGATGCCAATGGAGATGGAATAAGACAGGCTGGAGAAACAACTGAAATTACCACAACACCAGACGTATCTGGAGGAGGGGGAACATATAAGTTCTTCGTTGTGGGAACTGTTAAAAATAGTGCTACTGGAACTGAAACTTTAAGAATCTATGCTAGATCTACAACTAATAACACAGCTGTGGATTGGAGTGGAGTAACTCTTAATATCAGTACAAACGTAGCAATAATAAATATTACTAAGAGTATTGGACAAACAGCGGTACCAGGAGCATTTATATATCAATTTGATTTTGCTAATGTGGGACCAGTAAATGGAACTAATATTATATTAACAGATACATTACCTACAGGTGTAATACCAGATACTACATACGGTTTATTCCAAGAAGTAGGAACTCATAATGTTTCCCATGCAGATGATGGAGTTGAATCTCATCCATGGGTACAACATAAATTAATTAATGGTCAATTGGAATTTAAATTGGCTCAATTAAATGCAGGATCTACAGTTAAATTAATTATTAGAGTGAGACCTACTTCAGGTGTGGCAGCAGGAAGTATTTTAAGTAATACTGCAAATTACTCATATAACAATGGACAAGCAGTAATTAATAAAACAACTAATACTGTTAACTATACAGTGCCATCTCAGGCAATTGTAGGAGTTAAGAAATATATTGGTGAAACGGCAGTACCAGGAGCCTTTGTATATGTATTTGAAATTACAAATACAGGAGACGTGGCAGGTACTAACCTAGTACTGACAGATAATTTACCATCTACTGTAGTTTTAGATGATGTAAATGGAGTTTGGAAAAACTTTGGAAGTACATCTTCAATAGCTATAACAGTAGCAGATGATGGAGCGGAAGCCAATGCACCTGGAGTTAACTTTAAAGTGGTTAATAACCAATTAACTGCAACTATAGCCAGTGTACCAGCTGGAGTAATTGCTGCTAATAATGGTGGAGAAATTCAAATTAGAGTTAAACCAGCTGTAGGAGTTTTAGCTGGAGAAAAGATATCTAATGAAGGTACATTTAGTTATAACAATGGAACAGGAGTAGTAACAAATCAAAAAACAGGAGCAGCTGTTTATACAGTACCTGCTGGAACTGCAAATTTAACACTTCAAAAGTTACAAGCATTAGATGCTAATGGAGACAATGTAATTGAAGGTACTTATGGAACAGGAGCTCTAGCAGCTAACCCTGGAACTAAGATATTCTATAAATTAGTTGTTACAAATACAGGAACAGGAGCAGCATCCAATGTAATTATAGAGGATAGTGTAGCACAATATACGACTTTAACTTATGGAGATGGAACTGTATCAGATAAGGGTAAACCATCTTGGAGAATTGGAAATGGAAACTTTACAGAGGTAGGAACTAAACCTGCTGATGGAGGAACAGGATTAATTAAGGCAACAATACCAAGTTTAGGAGCTGGACAAACAGTTGAACTATTCTATAATGTCAAAGTTGATCAGTAA